The genomic segment GCTCGTGAGGCATCAAGGACTCGAGTCCATGGTCTGCAAGGCAAGCTTGCAATATTTCCGACTatctgctcgacctaattgcattttaacatactgcatttatacaccaaacctacagtagccctagctaggctacgtgtagaacattgtatgttatttcagaagtgaaaagaacggcttttgttgtggatttgctttaccctgagctcgaGGAGAGACTTAACTCGCTCGTCTGCTACAGATCCACTCATGACAACGTAGCCGGCTGATTCGCGCGAGAACTCGCGGGTCGTCAAGGGCTCCTGAGTTCTCGAGTGGTCtgcgagcttgcaatgtttccagCTCTGAGTCTGCGGGTCGGGAAGTACCTGTCTCGGACTGGCTCTCTGCTCACTGagtcgcttgagttgacttgtggcgTTGTggttgcctacgaaattgtaagttataaagcctttggcagctaaaatgactaggactagtagtagctaatgttgcaagaggtgctgttatcattttagattgaattgtagtaggactctCAACTGATCCcagttaatgatactagagacgCGCGACTCGTGAGTTAATTTAAAGAGCCGGGTTAAAGATCCGAGTGAGTCACGACTCAAACAGGCTTACTACTTGCCCGGTGTGGCCGGACAGATTGCATAACATGGGCgccgaaataaaaatagctgcgtCACGCTGCTATCCGCGACGCCTACGCCTGCGGTGTGTTCCCGGTGTTACCTGTCTAAAAAGTTGACAATATTGGGGTTCTTCAACTCCTTCATCACTAGAATCTCATTGATGATCAGCTCCTTCTTTGGCTGCTTTTGTAGGTTGATCTGTTTGATGGCGACCTGTAAAAAGGAAGTGCGAGAGACCAGATATTTAGAACTACTGTTACTGAAGGGACCACGTTAGTATCAAGTTTTAACATTCAATTTAATTTTCCAAACTCTCCTTGGGTCTTTATTGTGACAGCATAGGTATACAGTACGTATTGTACATGTTCAACTGCTTTCTCTAATTGTCTCTTCTCTCTTACAGTAAAGCATTAAAGCAAGACGATGCaacttttgaaagaagaaataacacattCTTCTTCTTACACAATTAtgtttaattcataataaataaaaacacaccctTGCTCAATTCAACATACTCAGAAGTGTTGTTGATACAACCTTATTGGTCTGGCAAGGTAGCATATGAAATAGACACTGCTGTGTAACTAACAGTACTGGGTCACTTTACTTGTGTTGCTGTTACAGTACGTAGTACTTACCATTATCTTATAATTATCACTTGCTGCCACAGTGGCAGCTGTTTAGCAACAGTTACATAGTCTCACTTTTAAAGCTGTATTTCTTGTagaaaaagtgctatataaataaagcttattGCTACAAACTATTAACGTATATGTGTTAACTTATGTTTATGTATTACTGCTGTGCCCCTGGTTAGTCTTTTTATAGTCTCCACATCTCCTCATAATGCATTACTCTTTACCTCCTGTCCTGTGGCAACATCAATGGCTGTGAATACTGTTCCTGATGCCCTGTGAGACAAATGAGATCAGCAATTTACTTCAATGCAGATTTAAACAAATAGTCTACTTAAATTAGTCTacacatacatacctacatacctacatatacacacattaaacaGTTGTATTTATGCTTTCCTGTTTTCACATAGAATCCCTGGTGTTAAACAGAATGTAAGCCCCAGAGCCATGATTCATCTATCATCGTTGTGGCATGAGGCTTTGTTTGGAATATTACTGACTGAGAAAGTTAGGATCTCAATGGCAGTATCTGGCTTCATAAACCTGatgaagcttaaaaaaaaaatttaaaaaaaatgccacatgtaattaattgggagacagtttgggacaacatttcccactgttccaagaacccaaatcaccagcagatccacttcaacatgtgtcataggacatactggactcctcagaagagatacgtctctaaagttaTTCCCGCTCCCTATTGCACATTctgccaacctgaacaaactggaactttccaggaaacagtggttggcgtacttcctagacatagttatgctcgagctctctacagcaaggattaacaaagccaagccatcgactatagacctatggaggaattagaggagagcgactaggcaaggtgggatttttgttttcttgtgttttcctcgagacctcagagggtggggggtgggtgaGGGTTTTGGTTCCTGTTcgattgtatttgtttgttcaaaaatataaaaacaataaaacatttatcatttaaaaaaaaagccacaatcTCACAAAGCTCCGTTAATTCCAAAAACTTAAGTTTTTTTCCAATGAAGCTATGACTCAGACAACTTATATTTCCTGCTATCAAGACTGGAATATTAGGATTCAATAATCACAAGTAGAATATTTAGTCCTAGTACTAACTGGCATCTATCCATTTGCTCTACTTTGGTAAAGAGTATACCTAATGACAAATAGGCTCCTTCTGACTGCAGCTTAACAACAGTCAAAATCCATATCATCCAAGTGTGTGTACATAGTGGGTggaagtttaaaaaacaaaacaaagtaatgGTGATACAGAATAATGACCAGTTCTGTTGAGAAAGAAGGTCCTATCATTATTATAAAAGCAATATTATATAGTACATATAAAATCTTTAATCCTATCACACGTTCTGAATGCAACTCTTGCATCTGTACTCACCCCTGACCAATTTTTTCATATCTGGTGTACTTCTTCTTAGGATCTCCAATGCTGACTATCGTTCCTGTAAGACAGATAACAATCACATTATGTAAAAGGAAACAATatcacaataaataataaatataagcAAATAAATGTAACATGTGGGATTGAAACTGCTGCATTGTTGTGTGACACATTTGGAAGATTAACGatttattaatcatttactCAGTTTGTCCATGATCTCCTCATCCGACATCTTGCccttctttttctgtctgtctgcagcctTGGAGGCACTTTCTCCGTCTGGACACGTGCTCGGAGCAGGGATGGGGTCAATAACGGAGCGAGTATACACCtgtacaataaaacaataaccaAAGACAAACATTCAATAAATACCTTTTAAGtcgtttcctctatgttgattttgtagtggtggcccgccatggcaaaatttctgccgccacggtatcagaaatagggcagaggcacaatgtagtcgcggttgccttttaaattatcCTGCAGACATGATGCACCCCCCATTTGCTgccggtgtttggtgttttaagcccccaacgacGCCTTCAAGGAAGCGCGGCAATGGGTTTGTTTAGGGTTtaggttagctgcctggaaggcaacgttgggggcttaaaacaccatcgagcctgGATGCCGCTCACGTTGCAagttaacaacaagtagaactattcagaggttattgggcccgtccagttttaactccacatactgtagtgttgatgtagtttactgtcaaaacgttcgctttcttccgagtcgactgTCAACAAACAGATTCACCAAAAAGGAAACCGCGGTGGGTCCGTTCTAATTGGACAACATTCAACTTGTCAGTTCTGCCAGCTCATTGTCCTGAtatcaaacatctggaaacattaAAACGGTAAGTGAGTCagtgtaatataatataaattggAAATAGTCTATAGATGTAGTCATTTGGGTTTTGGTTTCCCTATGAAGAATTTCTTGTAAAATTCCATTTTGTAGACCTGTTGTAGATGTTAAGTGCCCTATAGTTCCtcaaaaaatacagttcaatcacaacTGGAAATATGCCTCACTGTGTGTGAATAGAGgggaataaatatatttgtttgtgttgcagctaAGTGTCAGTTCCGTTTTATATGTAAAACATTTGGATGCGGGGCGCGGGGTGCGGggctgcccccactgctaaaaacaatcctaaaggaaacactgcaagTTCACAAAGAATGCCCCAGAAAGTGAAATATGATGCAATgatgattttgttgttgttgttgatgtaaaTATAACCACTGTGCTGTCAAGCCTACAAAACACAGGGGACTCACACTCTTTGTGTGTTCTGGTCTCGGTGCCACAACAGGAGGAGGAGTTTCATCGTCGTCGTCATCGTCAATGTCTTTGATATTCGGAGACGAGGGTTCAGTGCCTTTTTTGACAGGCTGATTGAGAGTGAAGGAAAACGGTTGTTAGCCTTTGTAAAACCAAACGTAGTGCAAATAAAACTGCACACGTGTTTCAAGTCTTGAAGTACTTACAGACTGAGGCCCCGGAGTGAATGCGTCTTTTTCTGTgagtcaaaaaacaaaacagaggcagatttagaaaagaaaagaaaaaaagatgttttagtTCAAGTTGTAGTCCCAGATTAAACTAGGTGTTCTCAAAAGGGATTCCTTTCAACACATTGGACTGTTTTACTCCGTACCGGCCTGGTCACTCATCGTTTTACATGAGATAACATTGAGCAAATTCCTCTTTCTgagaatggggaaaaaaatgttatcTATTTGAAGACAAAAGGGTAAAGTATAATTTCAGGCAATAATTAACTTGTACCTACAAACATGGTGGAGTCATAATGTCCTGCAGGTAACTAAATACACGTAATgtgtagggttgggcattgagaactgattcctacttggaatcgtttcaaaaattacgattctttatttaaattgttgttgaggatttagtttcaaatctgatcacgGGTTCTAAATTTAACATGAGCAATTTTTGGTTTCCGTGGTTTTGTGTTGCAGccgtggagcacagtaagcggcgctctagtgtggctttatttaacgttgaaaaagcccggtaaaactgcaacccatcattgaatcaaaataaaacgttcctcttatttgtgaaataagcacgtgacccgtttcaactccacccctcaaagaatcagaatcgatgagaaccggaatcgaaaggaagaatcgcaattggaatcagaattgttcaaatccaaacgatgcccaaccctagtaatGTGTGAATTCAACTTGGAGCCTCACCAGAAGATGAAAAGCTGAGGTACTTCTGACGACCGTTGCCTGTAGAGTCGTAGAACTTCAGAACGTCGAGCACGGCCTGTGGGTTTTTCTTCTGCTCTGACTTGGTGATGTTTGAGGTCTGGAGTAGTCGAGCCCATTGCTCTGGCATACCCTGCGTATGACAAAAGATGACGTGGTGTCAAAATAATGCAGACGTAGGACGtgatgttaatgtgtgtgtgtttttggtcaATAATCAAGTGTCAAAAGCATGTGTATGTGCGAGAACAACCAAACAGGGAAAACTCACAGTGAACTCCCCCGTGACAGCATCAAACCCAACATGTATGGTGTGTTCAAAGTCTGACGGTGGTGAGATCTCTGGTCGCTCTTTGTCTCGATCTTTCTTTCTACCACCTGAAAGTAACCAAAACCTCATTCAAATCCCACATGACCACATTTAGATCGAttgcaaaacacaaaaatacatttaacgGTTAATGTATTTCGGCCAAACTCACCCTTTTCAGCCCCAGAGAAGATTGAGATGATCTTGTGGCGAGGTTTTCTCTCCTCAGGCACAGAAGGAAGGGGTTTAGAGCTGTGGTTGGCTGAGAGTGAGTCTTTGCCAGAGCTGGTGCTGAAGATGGTGCTGCTCACCCTGACCGGAGGGGCAGGGGGTTTATCCTCAGGGTCTCCGTTATCACACATCACTACAGGTCGTTGGGAGCCTCACAGGGCTAAGAAGGCAGGGGAACACGGCGGGCGAGGATAGCAAACAGAGGGGGAGCGCTCACATCAGCATGAGGTGCAGGTGTGCTCATGCGCCACAGGAGGATGTGCCCGAAAATGACTGCGGAAGAGAAAGGAAACACCAAGTGGTACCTGGAAGAAAACCAGACATCCATTAAACCATACACATGCTACACTAAGGTTACATAGACAGCAGAATGTGGTGACCAATAATCAGGGAACCACTCTCTACTATAAAactatttagtttatttattatagGATCCCAAGGGcacagctactcttcctggggtccacatcGCCACATAGTGACATGTATTATTTAGGCTAAATAGTATAAGTGAAGCTGGTCTAGTATTTGGTAATTGgggaaaccccccccccccaatcatcTTGGGCCACAATATTGTAAGGAGATCCCCTACACAAGCTTTCATCTCTTTATCTCAGTATACAGACAATAATGTTTTAATATAAGGAATTTCCACTActtaaaagtacaaatacacaGCTCATAAGGAAGGCGACTGCATTGAAGCATAAAAATGATTGTGTACAAACAAATCATTTGGcgatggacctttttcacagcagacatttttgacttgtgatagtaggaaaagcacagctgaaactgataaccttaacgatggctcagttccatcaagtgttccAGTAAGCtagttcagtgagtcagcatgcacaataccaggacctctcctaagtggaacgcagccatcattaatagttttgaatacacctgtgcttttcctactatgacatgtctgtcatgaaaaaggtctataaacTAGCAGTGCTAGTGAAGAGCGGACGACCACCAGTAGTTCTTGACAAATTTTGTGCTGATGTTCACAACTTTGTTGTCAGCTCTGTGGTATTAAAGAGCATAAAAGAGAGATATTGTGGATGTCCTCATAATAAGGGTTTGTGTTGATCTGGGCATACATGAGGTTTAACTTTATATTGTTATTTGGTAAGTAAGTTATGGTGCATCTCAGGTGATGTTACGGAGTAATCCAAAAGTAATATAACTAGTAGTGTAGTAGTTACTTTCAGCAGTGAGTAATGTAGCAAAGTAAGGCATTACttttttgtaaagtaactagtaatgtGTAATCTATTGCCTTTTGAGTAACTACCCCAACACTGACTAGCACACTCATAGTGAGGGGGAACGCAGAGACTGTTAACTTAATGTTACATATAAAGCTAAGTGAAAGGAGAGACTGTTAGCGGGGCGAAATTAGTCACCACAGCTCAATTTATTCCCTCTGAACCCCTACTATTAATAGTATAAAGTTGAAAACATGTTTAGCAAAGTAGAGGCTTTTTTGTGTCCAAATGCTACATCTGAATAATGCAAGTTGCTCTTCTCCCAGTGCACTTGATACAGACATGAAAAGCTGACACTTAATTGCTTCTTGTTAAGATAACAAAATGTCAACATATCGACGTTGAGCCCATTATTTCCCCATATGAGGGTATTTCTGTCAAACATGCCCTTCAAATCAGTAACAACAGGGGCggctagcaagctaacgttagcattaacTACTTGGCCAACAAGTGTGCTagctaaagctaacgttagcatgacAAGCTACACCAATGCTTGCAATTCTACGAGATCAGCGTTAAGCTTCAAGCTAATGCTATCTAGTCTGACAACCAAAGCTATGGGTTTCCCACGACATATTAACATGGCTAAGAGGTGGTTTAGATAACACTACAGAGGCTGCAAACTATACAGTAAAAATCTGCTTTATTTGCAGGCTAACGGAGCAGCAGAGCTCACCAGAGAGTCCACAC from the Sander vitreus isolate 19-12246 chromosome 9, sanVit1, whole genome shotgun sequence genome contains:
- the pak2b gene encoding serine/threonine-protein kinase PAK 2b; protein product: MCDNGDPEDKPPAPPVRVSSTIFSTSSGKDSLSANHSSKPLPSVPEERKPRHKIISIFSGAEKGGRKKDRDKERPEISPPSDFEHTIHVGFDAVTGEFTGMPEQWARLLQTSNITKSEQKKNPQAVLDVLKFYDSTGNGRQKYLSFSSSEKDAFTPGPQSPVKKGTEPSSPNIKDIDDDDDDETPPPVVAPRPEHTKSVYTRSVIDPIPAPSTCPDGESASKAADRQKKKGKMSDEEIMDKLRTIVSIGDPKKKYTRYEKIGQGASGTVFTAIDVATGQEVAIKQINLQKQPKKELIINEILVMKELKNPNIVNFLDSFLMAEELYVVMEYLAGGSLTDVVTETCMDEAQIAAVCRECLQALEFLHANQVIHRDIKSDNVLLGMDGSVKLTDFGFCAQITPEQSKRSTMVGTPYWMAPEVVTRKAYGPKVDIWSLGIMAIEMVEGEPPYLNENPLRALYLIATNGTPELQNPEKLSPVFRDFLNRCLEMDVEKRGGGKELLQHPFLKLAKPLSSLTPLILAAKEAMKGNR